One window of the Sparus aurata chromosome 17, fSpaAur1.1, whole genome shotgun sequence genome contains the following:
- the LOC115567704 gene encoding endothelin-2, whose protein sequence is MTANTSVLLLITLWATMQEGLGLPMVKQQEVEAADGVPQRARTKRCACSSILDSECHYFCHLDIIWVNTPSKTTVYGLGSALSRRRRSTCRCTCANPDDQTCASFCRQSPGIISPKRSVKRRQLNILSILRSVASRRALDAQTRNAR, encoded by the exons ATGACTGCTAACACCAGCGTGCTTCTTCTCATCACTCTGTGGGCTACAATGCAGGAGG GTTTGGGTCTACCGATGGtgaagcagcaggaggtggaggctgcTGACGGTGTGCCGCAGAGAGCGAGGACCAAGCGCTGCGCCTGCAGCAGCATACTGGACTCTGAGTGCCACTACTTCTGCCACCTGGATATCATCTGGGTCAATACTCCCAG TAAGACGACAGTTTATGGTCTCGGCAGCGCTCTGTCCAGACGCAGGAGATCTACTTGCCGCTGCACCTGTGCCAACCCGGATGATCAAACCTGCGCCAGCTTCTGTCGTCAGAG CCCTGGAATCATCTCCCCAAAAAGATCTGTAAAAAGACGTCAACTCAACATACTCAGCATCCTACG ATCTGTGGCCAGCAGGAGAGCTTTGGATGCACAGACAAGGAACGCTCGCTAA